The Primulina tabacum isolate GXHZ01 chromosome 16, ASM2559414v2, whole genome shotgun sequence genome window below encodes:
- the LOC142529502 gene encoding uncharacterized protein LOC142529502: protein MGVDYYNILKVNRNATGDDLKKAYRRLAMIWHPDKNVNKQEAEAKFKQISEAYDVLSDPQKRQIYDLYGEEGLKSGQFPPAPRTARNRHQGFHHNHQQHPNPNFRFDPRSPDDIYAEIFGENSNGNASSSSNGGGVRRDGYFRSTTINSSEGARKAPPLENVLACSLEELYSGATRKMKISRNVFDGHGKPHLVEEIVTIDIKPGWKKGTKITFPEKGNEEPGVIPADLIFVLDERSHPVYTRDGNDLIVKQEINLLESLTGKTLELTTLDGRNIMVPLTEIIKPGHEVVVPNEGMPISKDPRKKGSLRIQIDVKYPKRLSEAQKHELRRVLGGNT from the exons ATGGGGGTGGACTACTACAATATCCTCAAGGTCAACCGCAACGCCACCGGAGATGACCTGAAGAAGGCCTACCGACGCCTCGCCATGATTTGGCATCCCGATAAGAATGTCAACAAGCAAGAAGCCGAGGCCAAATTCAAGCAAATTTCCGAGGCCTACGATGTCTTGAGTGACCCGCAGAAGCGTCAGATCTACGATCTTTATGGAGAGGAAGGCCTCAAATCGGGTCAATTCCCCCCTGCTCCACGCACAGCGCGGAATCGTCATCAGGGTTTTCACCACAATCATCAGCAGCACCCGAACCCGAATTTCCGGTTCGATCCGAGGAGTCCGGATGATATTTACGCGGAAATTTTTGGGGAGAATAGTAATGGGAATGCAAGTAGTAGCAGTAATGGCGGTGGGGTGAGGAGAGATGGGTATTTCAGGAGTACGACGATTAATAGCAGCGAGGGGGCCAGGAAGGCGCCGCCTTTGGAGAACGTGCTCGCATGTAGTTTAGAAGAGTTGTACAGTGGTGCCACCCggaaaatgaaaatttcgagGAATGTTTTTGATGGGCATGG CAAGCCTCATTTGGTGGAAGAGATTGTTACCATCGATATAAAACCAGGCTGGAAGAAAGGCACAAAAATAACTTTCCCAGAGAAAGGCAATGAAGAACCTGGCGTCATTCCTGCGGATCTTATTTTTGTTTTGGATGAAAGATCTCATCCAGTTTATACAAGGGATGGTAATGATTTGATTGTGAAGCAGGAAATAAATCTTCTCGAATCCCTCACTGGAAAGACTTTGGAGCTTACCACACTAGATGGGAGGAATATAATGGTCCCTTTAACTGAGATTATTAAACCAGGGCATGAGGTTGTTGTCCCTAATGAAGGAATGCCTATTTCCAAGGATCCGAGGAAGAAGGGATCCTTGAGGATCCAAATTGATGTGAAGTACCCTAAAAGGCTTTCCGAAGCACAAAAACATGAATTGAGGCGAGTTTTGGGaggaaatacataa
- the LOC142529406 gene encoding uncharacterized protein LOC142529406 has protein sequence MAGKRKKSGEDGSESGGEGIEERKTKKMKQEKEALRPSMIKNKEKRSAIHAKLKQQKKVDKRKKVKAREAAERRALELGEEPPPKKTPRTIENTRELDETICKPDDDELFAGNDADEFNDILKQERIPKVLITTCRFNSTRGPGLASDLLSIIPNSHYYKRGTYDLKKIVEYARNRDFTSVMVIHTSRREPDAVLIIGLPDGPTAHFKLSNLVLHKDLKNHGNPTSHKPELVLTNFTTRLGYRVGRLIQSLFPQDPNFRGRRVVTFHNQRDFIFFRHHRYIFETKESKQVESKSKDSKDNEESNAQKKAIARLQECGPRFTLKLTSLQHGTFDTKDGEYEWVHKPEMDTSRRRFFL, from the exons ATGGCGGGGAAGCGGAAGAAGAGTGGCGAGGATGGTAGTGAAAGTGGGGGAGAGGGAATAGAAGAAAGGAAAACCAAGAAGATGAAGCAGGAAAAGGAGGCCTTGCGCCCATCGATGATCAAGAACAAGGAGAAGAGGTCTGCCATTCATGCAAAATTGAAGCAACAGAAGAAGGTGGACAAACGGAAGAAGGTCAAGGCTCGTGAAGCAGCTGAGAGGAGGGCTCTGGAGCTTGGTGAGGAACCTCCGCCTAAGAAAACCCCTCGCACAATAGAGAACACACGTGAACTGGATGAGACAATATGCAAGCCCGATGATGATGAGCTCTTTGCTGGCAATGATGCTGATGAATTTAATGATATTTTGAAGCAAGAACGGATTCCGAAGGTCTTGATAACCACATGCCGCTTCAATTCGACT AGGGGACCTGGTTTAGCTTCGGATCTTCTTTCTATAATCCCCAATTCTCATTACTACAAGCGAGGAACTTATGACTTGAAAAAG ATTGTTGAGTATGCAAGAAATAGGGATTTCACTTCAGTCATGGTCATCCACACAAGCCGCCGAGAACCTG ATGCTGTTTTAATAATTGGGTTGCCTGATGGTCCTACCGCCCActtcaaactttcaaatcttgtTTTGCACAAAGACCTTAAG AATCATGGCAACCCAACCAGCCATAAGCCTGAGTTAGTTTTGACTAACTTCACAACACGCTTGGGGTATCGTGTGGGCAG GTTAATACAATCTTTATTTCCACAAGACCCTAATTTTCGTGGTCGGAGAGTTGTTACCTTCCACAATCAACGTGATTTTATATTCTTCCGTCATCACCG TTACATATTTGAAACCAAAGAAAGCAAACAGGTGGAATCAAAAAGTAAAGATAGCAAAGACAATGAGGAATCAAACGCCCAGAAAAAAGCTATTGCCCGGCTTCAG GAATGCGGTCCTCGTTTCACTCTGAAACTAACTAGTCTTCAGCATGGAACCTTCGATACTAAAGACGGTGAATATGAATGGGTTCACAAG CCCGAGATGGATACAAGCCGCAGACGATTTTTCTTGTAG
- the LOC142528844 gene encoding LOW QUALITY PROTEIN: calcium-dependent protein kinase 10-like (The sequence of the model RefSeq protein was modified relative to this genomic sequence to represent the inferred CDS: deleted 1 base in 1 codon), whose product MGNCNACIRPSESEHQTPKSHAQKQRQKANGRYPNPYAQSPTPIRVLKDFIPRTKISDKYILGRELGRGEFGVTYLCTDRETREALACKSISKKKLRTAVDIEDVRREVEIMSSLPEHPSVVKLRATYEDNEAVHLVMELCEGGELFDRIVARGHYSERAAAGVAKTVAEVVRMCHQNGVVHRDLKPENFLFANKKENSALKAIDFGLSVFFKPGERFNEIVGSPYYMAPEVLKRNYGPEVDIWSAGVILYILLCGVPPFWAETEQGVALAILRGVIDFKREPWSQVSESAKNLVRQMLEPDPQKRLTAQQVLEHPWIQNAKKAPNVPLGDIVRARLKQFSVMNRFKKKALRVIAEHLSVEEVEVMRDMFALMDTDRDGKVSYEELKAGLRKVGSQLAEPEIKLMMDVADVDGNGVLDYGEFVAVTIHLQRMENDEHFRRAFMFFDRDGSGYIELHELQEALVDDSGETDNDVINDIMREVDTDKDGQISYDEFVAMMKTGTDWRKASRQYSRERFKSLSLNLMKDGSLQLQDGFTGQTVMV is encoded by the exons ATGGGCAACTGCAACGCGTGCATAAGACCTTCGGAATCGGAGCATCAGACTCCCAAATCCCATGCTCAGAAACAACGCCAGAAAGCCAACGGGCGCTACCCGAATCCGTACGCCCAATCCCCTACCCCGATCCGCGTGCTCAAAGACTTCATTCCCCGTACTAAAATCTCCGACAAGTATATCCTCGGCCGTGAGCTGGGCCGCGGCGAATTCGGGGTCACCTATCTCTGCACCGACCGCGAAACGCGCGAGGCGCTCGCGTGCAAATCGATATCCAAGAAGAAGCTGCGAACCGCGGTGGATATCGAGGACGTCCGCCGTGAGGTTGAGATCATGTCTAGCTTGCCGGAGCACCCGAGCGTCGTGAAGCTACGCGCTACATACGAGGATAACGAGGCGGTGCATTTGGTGATGGAGTTGTGTGAGGGTGGGGAGCTTTTTGATAGAATAGTGGCGCGTGGGCATTACAGCGAGAGAGCTGCAGCGGGAGTGGCGAAGACGGTTGCGGAGGTTGTGAGGATGTGTCATCAGAATGGTGTCGTGCATAGAGATTTGAAGCCCGAGAACTTTTTGTTTGCGAATAAGAAGGAGAATTCGGCGCTGAAGGCCATTGATTTTGGGTTGTCTGTGTTTTTCAAGCCTG GTGAAAGGTTCAATGAAATTGTGGGAAGTCCATACTACATGGCACCGGAGGTTTTGAAGCGAAATTATGGACCTGAAGTTGATATTTGGAGTGCTGGTGTTATTCTGTATATTTTGTTGTGTGGCGTTCCTCCATTTTGGGCTG AAACTGAACAGGGGGTTGCACTTGCAATCCTAAGAGGAGTGATCGATTTCAAGAGGGAGCCATGGTCTCAGGTTTCTGAAAGTGCCAAAAACCTCGTTAGGCAGATGTTGGAACCTGACCCCCAAAAGCGTTTGACTGCACAACAAGTACTTG AACACCCGTGGATTCAAAATGCTAAAAAGGCTCCAAATGTACCGTTGGGAGATATTGTGCGGGCAAGACTTAAGCAGTTTTCTGTTATGAATAGATTCAAGAAGAAAGCACTACGG GTAATTGCAGAACATTTATCTGTTGAAGAAGTCGAAGTTATGAGAGATATGTTTGCATTGATGGATACCGATAGAGATGGCAAAGTATCATAC GAGGAACTAAAAGCTGGTCTACGAAAAGTTGGTTCTCAGCTAGCAGAGCCTGAGATAAAGTTGATGATGGATGTG GCTGATGTTGATGGAAATGGAGTTTTGGACTACGGCGAGTTTGTTGCAGTTACTATCCACTTACAGAGGATGGAGAATGACGAGCACTTCCGCAGAGCATTTATGTTCTTTGACAGAGATGGTAGTGGGTATATCGAGCTCCATGAACTACAAGAAGCGTTAGTTGATGACTCAGGTGAAACGGATAATGATGTAATCAATGACATTATGCGGGAGGTTGACACAGACAAG GATGGCCAAATTAGTTACGACGAGTTTGTTGCAATGATGAAAACTGGAACGGATTGGAGAAAGGCGTCCCGACAGTATTCGAGAGAACGTTTCAAAAGCTTGAGCCTCAATCTGATGAAAGATGGCTCTCTTCAGCTCCAGGATGGATTTACAGGTCAAACTGTCATGGTTTAA